GCTTCAGCAATTTCATTTTCACCTTGACCAGTTCGCTTTCTTCTTTCGTCAGCGGGTACGTGAAATCGTTTTTAATGTAAACATGTCCTTTATATGCTTTGTTTTTCATGTCAGCTACCGGGCCTTGGGGTAAGATTTCCGTCCGCTTGTAATCCTTAAAAGCGGATTCATACATTTGAATATGATCATTCCAATCATCCGGCCCATTCAAAGTCACAGCGATCAGATCATGCCCGTTTTTTGTTGCCGTCGTGACCAAGGTGCGTTTTGCCAGCTTCGTATACCCTGTTTTTCCACCTGTACAATATTCATATAATTGTGTGAGAAGACGGTTTTTGTTCTTCCATACATAATCCCATTGTTCATTTGAATTGGGCGCTCTATGCAGTTTCGTGCCGGCAATCTTTGCGTACGTTTCATTTTGCATCGCATAGCGGGTCAGAATGGCCATATCATAAGCCGTTGAATAATGGTTTTCCGTATTATCAAGTCCATGTGGATTTGAAAAGTGTGTATTCTTCATGCCGATTTCTTCCGCCTTTTGATTCATCATCCATACGAACCCATCCAGGCTGCCGCCGACCTTTTCACTGATTGCGACAGCTGCATCATTCCCGGAACGCAGCATCAACCCGTAAACCAAATCTTCGAGCTTGATCTTTTCACCTTCTTTCAAATAAAGGGAAGAACCCTCCGTCCCGAAAGCATTGCTGCTGACCTTTACTTTATCATCCATTTGTCCCGATTCGATGGCAAGGATTGCCGTCATGATTTTTGTGATGCTCGCTATGCGATTCTTTTCATGAGCATTCACCTCATAAATGACCCTTCCGCTTTCCTCATCCATTAGGATCGCACTATGGGCGCTGACGGCTACAGCTGCTTTGGCGCTTTGTACAGGTGCCATAAAAGACAGCAGGAGAATGACTATACAGAAACTCGATAACTCTTTATATGGAAAACGCATGAGTGCCCCCTCGTCTCTTTACTTGTTTTTGTACAAGTTTATGCAAAGGGACAAGGGTTATGAATAAAAGAATTAAAACCGCAGTGGATTTCGCTTTTTCAAGTACAGAGGCAAATAAAAAAACGATAGAGGAAACCCCCTATCGAATTATCGTTCTATTATACTAATAATGCAGCGATTTCATCGATTTTCTTGGCACCGAATACGACTTCTTCATCATTGATGATCATAGCCGGGACACTCATGACTTTATATTTCTTCTTAATTTCCTGGAAATTACTGATATCGACCATTTCCGCTTCAACATTAGGGTTTTCGATCGCAATGCGCTGTGCACCGACTACAACATCTGGACAGTAATGGCAGGCCAATGAAACCATAACCTTAATGTTCGCTTTTTTACTGATTCCCTTAATTGAATTCAATACGGTTGAATCCAAAGCCTGACCTGGACCAGCTAAATTATAGATAGCCAAAATGAACGAATTCAACTCGTGGCCGCCTGGTACACCATGATATTTGACGCCGCTGTATTCACCGTTCGCATTCAGGAGGGAAACGACAGGGAATTTATCGGCATTGATTTTTTCCTCGATTTCCTTGTTCTCACCCTTTACGTACAATTCAAGATGAAGCTTGTCACCTAATTCCGCAACGTCCAATAGGAAGTCACGCAATTCGACCGATTTTGGCAAACTTTCATCCACGATGGAAACCAATGTGACATCACTCTCCATTTTACCGAAGATTCCCTTCAATTGGCCCCGTAATGCATCACTTAATAATGCGCTCTTCCCTGTTGGGACGGCAGCTTGTTCTTTCTTCACCGGTTTTTCAGCCTCAGGCTCGTCCTTGATGCCTAAGCGATCTTTTTCCTCGGCGATATATTTGCCAGCATCCGTTGCGGCAATCGCACCGTCAGAAACAGCCGTGATAATCTGGCGCAGGGATTTTGGCCTTAAATCACCAGCCGCATATACACCATTCACATTCGTCTTCATATCATCATCCGTAAGAATGTACCCAGCATGGTCCATTTCAATATGACCGCGGAAGATTTCCGTTTTCGGCTCGTATCCAATAAATACGAATACACCGAACGTGTTGTCTTCTTCTTTCGCCATATATTCAAATTCCACTTTGGTCTTGTTATTGATAAAGCGGGCACTTTGAATCATCCCGTCTCCATATACACCAAGGATTTCTGTATTGAATTTCACTTCAATCCTATCATTGGCCATTACCTTATCGATGATGGACGGGGCACACGTGAAGTTTGATTCCCGGGCAATGATTGTAACCTTCGTAGCAAATCGAGTCAGGAAGATGGCCTCTTCGGCAGCTGCATATCCAGCACCGATGACGAAAACTTCCAACCCATCAAAGAATTCCCCATCACACGTGGAGCAATAAGCTACCCCGCGTCCGGTAAATTCCTCTTCACCGGGAAATCCAAGTGTTCTCGGTGAAGCGCCTGTTGCGATGATGATGGCACGCGCATTGTAGTCCCCGCCAAGTGTTTTAACGACTTTCACCTCACCGGAGAAATCGACGCCCGTAACGTCAGCTTTTGCGAATTGGACGCCAAAATCTTCATTTTGAAGCTTCATTTCTTCCACTAACCTCGGTCCGGAAATATGGCGGATACCGGGATAGTTCGCTATTTCCGATGTCGTGGCAGCTTGTCCGCCGCCAGTTCCTTTTTCAAGGATGATGGTCTTCAATTTAGCTCTCCCTGCATAAACGCCAGCTGAGAGGCCTGCAGGCCCACCGCCAATAATCAGTAAATCATATATGTTTTTCATTTTTTGTGCTCCTTGCTGTATATTAATTCCGTGCCAAACCGATTATATTGAAAAACAAAAGGCACTTATTTTAGGTAAGTGCCTTTTGCATTAAATTCGACCCGATAAAAATTAAAGTTTTCCTACTAGGTCTAAGCTTGGTTCAAGTGTATCTTCACCTGGAGTCCATTTAGCAGGGCAAACTTTATCTCCATGTTCTGCTACGAATTGTGCAGCTTGTACTTTTCTAACAAGCTCTTCTGCATTACGGCCAATTCCTAGGTCATTAATTTCATATGCTTTGATTTGCCCTTCTGGGTTTACGATGAAAGTACCGCGTAGTGCCAGTCCATCTTCTTCAATCAATACGCCGAATTGACGGGATAATACGTTTGCTGGGTCAGCTAACATCGGATATTGGATTTTGCCGATTGTATCTGTAGCATCCGCCCATCCTTTATGGCTGAAATGAGTATCAGTGGAAACGGAGTATACTTCACAGCCGATTTCCTTGAATGTTTCATAGTTATCTTGAAGGTCCGCTAATTCAGTAGGACATACGAATGAGAAGTCAGCTGGGTAGAAAAAGAAGACAGCCCATTTTCCTTTAACATCTTCAAGTGTAACCTCTTTGAATTCTCCTGCATGGTAAGCTTGTACTTTGAAATCTTCAACTTGTTTATTAATCAATGACATATTAAATTCCTCCAATAGCTTTTTTTTATCTGCTCCTATTTATAATAATTATTAAATAGAAATTAGTCAATAAATATCCCTTAATAATTTTCGAGTTCACAATTTAGTCACAGTTTATATATTGATATATATTTATTAATTTCATTTACCTGACATACTTTAAAATAGCTCATTCTTCAGATTTTTAATACTATCTCAAGGTAATATTGAAACTCAAAATCATTATTTCAAAAGTCATCTTTGCCTCCTTTTTCAATTAATATCAATTCCCAAATGAGAATCAATAGACCCACAATCACGCCAAGCCATTCCTTAATAACATTTCCATATTCCCCCTAAATGATTCTTCTTCCACATGATCAAGCAAAAAAACCGGACCATTACGGCCCGGTTCCTTCAATTTGCGTTCCCAACTCCCTTTAGGTAGTGTCCGTTATTGTTTTTTCCAGATAAGCTTCTTCGCCTCGGAGAACCTCGCCGCCGTTTGCGGCCAGTTTACGACATCCCACCATTTATCCACATAGCTGGCGCGTTCATTTTTATATTGAAGGTAATAGGCATGTTCCCACACATCAAGTACAAGGATCGGAATCGTATCCCATTGGGTGAGGACCATATGCAGCTCCGATTGAAGGATTTCCAACCGCCGCGCCCTAGGTGCCCAGACTAATATCGCCCAGCCAACACCTTCAACCTGTTTGGCCGCTTCGCTAAAATGGCTTTTAAAAGCTGTAAAGCTTCCAAAATCCTTCTCTATCTGTTTAAGTATATCCCCCTTTGGCTGCCCGCCTCCTCCTGGAGTCATCTCTTCCCAAAATAATGTATGAAGATAATGACCTGACCCATGAAAGGCTGCTTCCTTTTCCCAGTGCTTCAGCAAGGCATAGTCTTTCGTTTCCCTCGCTTTTTCCATCATTAGCTCCGCTTTATTCAGACCATCAACATAGGATTGATGATGCTTATCATGATGAAGTCTCATGATTTCCCTTGAAATCGTCGGTTCTAGTGCTTCATAGGCATAAGGTAATGGCGGCAGTGTATGTTTTCCGATCGGGACGGATTGCCTATCCTTGCTCCTGAGTTCTAAAGCTATTTCCTCAATTTCTCCATAAACCCGCGACATTTCTTCTTCAATCACGACCATATCATCATAATCCATTTCTTCCTCATCCAAATCCTTGGTCCATTGGGAAAGCCGTTCGATATTTGACAGCAATCGCGAATCCTTTATATCGATCTTTTCGAGGTATATCATGATTTCATCAATCCAATCACTTACCTCTTTAACATACTCTCTTACATCAGACATCTTTCACCCTCCTTGTAGCCTTATTGCACATAAATCATCAACGTATTTTATGTTTTGATTACGCGGAGATTCCATTTTAAGAATAAAAAAACAGCAAGGCCTGTAAGCCTTGCTGTTTTTTCATCTTGACTGTAACATTTTCGTGCGGTAATCCGTTTCATAAAACTCCAACTCTTCACGCATGTTCTGAAAACCGCTTTCGACTGCCTTCAGAATCACTATGATGCTATCTGGTACACTTTTGTGAAACTTTATCGAGTTCTTTCCTGTATAAGCCGATCTGCTATCCTCGAACCAACGATCAGATTTTGGGGAAAAATATTCTTCGATACATTGGTGATAGACTCTATAAAGCGTTTTTTCAGCTGCTGCTTTATTGAAGTTTTCATTCTTCAGGACGATTTGGCAAGCTTCCAAGCCCTCTTCACAACTTACAAGCATTCTTCTTAAACTGGAAAGGACACCTTTATAATACATTTCATCGCCGCTTTTTTCCTCTTGCAGTTTAGAATAGGTCGTCTCATTCATGAATTCTTCTAGCTGAGCCACTGTCAATTCTAAAAAGCTTTTTACATCCTCAAGCTGAGATTTTACCAATGTATTCCCCAACCGTGAACCCTCCTCAAAATGATCAAGATTGAATATAATAGTCAAAAGCTGTTTCTATATCATATGGTTTAGCTTGGTCAATCGATATAAACACTTTCTCCAATTTTTGAAAATCGATATTTTCGAAATAACCAGCTAACTCTTTTTCCGAATTTATATATATACGTTTTCGGTTAACCAAACTTGGGTCTTTAAGTAGACAGACCAGAGCAATGATATCAACCATGTAAATCTCCCTGTTAGGGGTTTGGAATATGGGATTGGCAGGATAGGGAGTCCGATGCATGACCATCTCGTCAAAATAACGAAGGTAAAGTACATTCAATGATTTTTCTTTTCCATCCTTTATGTATTGTATAACGGATCGATTAAAAAATTCCTCAGGCGAATTCGACTTTTCCTTTTCAAGCTCAAATCCATTGCATGCAACAATTCTCACCTGCAATCCCCCCGCATTCATTTTTTTCTATATTATCACAATTCAAGGGAAAATGTTATTCGATTGTTTGCTGAAATTTTCAAAAAATAAATCCGCTTCACCATTTTCAAAGCCTTCATCCGAATGGTCGGTAAGAGGCGGCAGCTCATCAATGGAATTGAGACCGAAGTAATCCAAAAACTCCTTTGTCGTCCCATATAAATAAGCCCTGCCCGAGCCCTCCGCACGGCCGACTTCTTTAATCAGTACCTTCGTGACGAGTGTATGGATTGGTCGATCTGTTTTCACACCGCGAATTTCATCGATTTCAGCCCTTGTAATCGGCTGCTTATAGGCAATGATTGCAAGGGTTTCCAAAGCTGCCTGGGATAAGCCCTGGGTGCTTGATGTTTCTACAAGTTTTTTCAAATATTCAGAGTGTTCCTTTTTTGTTGTCATTTGATAGACACCTGCAATTTCAATTACCTGGATCCCGCGTATATCCTCTACATATTCTTCCTTCAACCCTTCAACGATGTCCGTTGCTTGAAATTCCGTTATATCGAGTACAGAAGCGATCTGCTTGACGGAGAGCCCTTCATCTCCAGCAGCAAACAGCAATGCCTCCAAAATCCCTTTCCAATTAATAACTTCCAACTGTCTCTACACCTCCCTTTGCTCCAATCATGATTTCGGAAAAATTATCTTCCTGTTCAACGATGATTTCATTCAGCTTCATCAGTTCCAGCATCGCCATAAAGGTGATGACGATATGTTCTTTAACCGGGACAGGGAACAGTTCGAAGAAACTCTTCTTTCCTTTAATCGATTGTAGCTCCAACAAAATTTCATCCATCCGCTTTTCTATCGATATCTCTTGTTTCGTCACTTTCGTGTAAAGCGGCTTTTGTATTTTTTGCCGCCTGAGCAGTTTTTGCAGGGCCCCCAACATATCATATAGACTTATATTCAATTCCTGTTTATCGCTTTCCGCCTCTTTGGCATACACCGATAAATCACTTGGAGGTTTCGTGAACATCAAGCTGCGTTCTTCCTCCAACCCTTTAAACTCTTCAGCGGCATTTTTATACTTTTTATATTCTAATAGTTTCTCCACAAGCTCATCCCGTGGATCCTCTTCAAATAGGTCCCCATCTTCATCGATCAATTGTTCATCTTCGTGCTTCGGCAGAAGCATTTTACTCTTGATGGCAAGCAATGTTGCAGCCATTACCAAATATTCGCTGGCCACATCCAATTCAAGATGCTGCATCGTATGGATGTAACCTAGGTATTGATCTGTAATATCAGCCATCGGAATATCATAGATGTCTATTTCGAGGCGATTAATCAAATGCAGGAGTAAATCCATTGGACCTTCGAACGCATCAATTTTTATATTATAACCCATTAAATTACCCCATTTAAATCTAATTGGCCTAGATAAGGCCTATTTTCTTTTACTATTCAAGTATAGTGGATTGCTGTCCTTTATCCAATAATAATAATTTTGGTACTTAAAATGTTCTTAAACGGATTTTAAACAATTGGGTTTTTGCCCAATCACTTTCTTAAAACCAACATAACCTAGGAATGTAAGAATAGCAGAACAAAGGAGGTACTCATTATGGGTGCAGGTGGTTTCGGAAACGGCGGCGGATTCGCGTTTATCGTAGTATTGTTCATTTTGTTAGTAATCGTCGGTGCTTCTTGGTGTTAATGGAAGGCTGATGAATCAAGCTGATTGCTTAGCAATCGGCTTTCTTTATATTCCAAGAAAAAATTCTATGCTACACTTAGACAGAAACAATGCGATTGTTAATCTCCTTAGGTGATTCATCAAAATAAAAGGGGGACTCCTAATGAAATACGCGGAAGACTACCTTTCTTTCCTTGTCCATTTCCACGGTTCAAGGGATTACTTCGAATGTCATGAAATTCTTGAGGAATATTGGAAGGAAATCGCCCCAAAGGAGCGTGACTCCCATTGGGTCGGCCTCATCCAAATAGCCGTTGCCCTGTACCATGAACGTAGGGGAAATAAAAAAGGGGCTGCACGGACCCTGGCAAAAGCGGTTGCAAATCTTCAGGCTAAAAAGCCTGAGCTCCTCAAGTTGGGACTTGATCCCGAAATGCTGATGAACATACTCGGCGAGGTCCATCAAAGGATGTTAACCGAGAGCCCATATGAAAGCATCAACCTTCCGATTGCCGATCAACGATTGATCGAGAAATGCCGTTTCATTTGCTTGAAGGAAGGATACATATGGTGCAGCAAGAGCGACATGGGGAATGCAGCATTAATCGATAAGCATCTAATCCGCGATCGATCGGATGTCATTTCCGAAAGGGCCAGGCAACTATCCCTGCGACAAACAAGAATGGAGGACCGCCCTTAAGGGTGGCCCTCCATTCTCACTTACCCACTCAGACCTCTTCACACCGGTCAAGAAAGCTCTCCGTAAACTCGTTTGCCTTCAATTCCTTGTCAGGGTATTGCTCCTTAATAGCCCTGACCATCGTTTTACCGATACCTTGCTTCCGAAAGGATGGATTTACAGATATATGCTGTATCTCAATCTCATGTTGAGAAACTTCAATTCCGATCAAGCCTGTAATCTCTTCATCTTTCCACAGAAACAACTGCAGATTTTCATCCGTTTCATAATTCTTCATGGTATTCCGGAGCACTTTTATCTCTTTTTCATTTGGCATGAAAGATAATAATCCCATGGCAAACTTCTCATAGCTTTTCTTATACTTAATCAACATAATATCCCTCGTTACTGAATAACGTTTTTATTATCTACCTGATTCGCTTTGAATTTATAACATTTCCATCATACATAAAAACCTCATTCGTTTCAACATCACTTTAAGCACTTGATTTATGGACGTGCCTTGTGCTATGTACTACGCGATAAACAGCCAGTATACGATTCCCCAAATTAAAGCGGTTGCAAACATCATTAGTGAAGCTCGTGATTGCGTTTCGTCATTCCCTACTCCCTTTATGAACGGTCCCAATATTGATATACCGCATTCATTTTACTATAACTTAACACAATCTGACAAATATCCCTTGCAATCTTGCTTCGATTTTACTACATTGATAAAGTGCTCTTCGTTCATGTCGGGCACAAAGGGGATAAAAGATATGGCCGTGTCTTTTAGAATTCATTGACGGTCTTTTGCCTGGAGAATATTTTTTTATAAAAATATGTATCTTTTTTATCCTTTGTTTCGTCCAATACTATGAATCTTCATTTAAAGCGCATCCCTTTAAATGAAAGATTCGAATTCAGCAGGAAAATGTTAAGGAGGATTACGATGAAAAAAATGAATAAATGGGTCATTTTGACCATATTATTATGTCTATTACTGCCATATAAGGCTTTTGCCGATGCAGCTGTTGGCGAAATGATCGTCACTCTAGGAGAAAATTTGTCAAAAGAACAAAAGAATATGATTCTGTCGGAAATGAAAGCCCCCAATGATGTAGAGGTTCTAACGGTTACGAACGCCGAGGAGCATGAATACCTAGGAGATTATATCGCCAGCCGATTAATTGGTACAAAAGCGATTTCCTCTTCCGCCATTACATTGGAGGAAAAAGGCACAGGTCTTAAACTCGAGTCGAAAAACATTAACTGGGTCACCGATGAAATGTATATCAATGCCCTGGCCACTGCTGGAGTGAAGGATGCCACCGTTTATGTCACGGCACCTATCCCCGTTTCTGGTACAGCAGCTTTGACTGGTGTCATTAAAGCATATGAGCTTTCTTCCGATAAGAAAATCCCAGAGGACGTGAAGCAGGCCGCCAATGAAGAAATGGTGAAAACGGCTAAGTTGGGCGATGAAATCGGTACCGAGGAAGCTTCGGCACTGGTAACGAAAATTAAAGAAAAAATGGCTGAAAATCCCCCTGCCAATACCGAAGAAGTACGCGATGTGGTCGAATCTTCGGCGAAAGATCTTGGAATCTCCTTGAATGATGCCCAAGTTCAAAGTCTTATTGACTTATTCAATAAGCTGAAAGAATTGAATATTGATTGGAACGCAGTCGGCGATCAGCTTACTGCAGCAAAAGATAAGCTATCCAATTTTCTTGAATCCGAAGAGGGTCAATCATTTCTGGATAAACTTAAAGAAGTCTTCAGCAGTTTAATAGATGCAATAAAATCACTCTTTAACTGATTTTATTAAAAATGCTTCGGAATGGTCTATCTTCCGAAGCATTTTTTTGATTTCCAACTAAAAAAAAACTGTAAAGAAACCCCGTTATCATCGAGTTTCCCTACAGTTTGAGAGCAACGATCATTATTTTTCATTCTTTATTCGTAACAGCTGCTTCCTGAAGCGCCAAATCCAAAGAAATAAGATCTTCGAACGTCTCACGTTTGATGACAAGCCTGGCTTCCCCATTTTCGACGAAGACGACGGCTGGTCTTGGAATTCGATTGTAATTGTTGGACATGGAATACCCATATGCACCTGTACAAAAGACGGCCAGCACATCCCCGCGGCCGGCTTTCGGCAAAGGCAAATCCCATATCAGCATATCCCCGCTTTCACAGCATTTACCAGCGATGGACACGGTCTCTTCTACAGGATCAAGCGGCCGGTTTGCTAAAATGGCATCATATTTTGCTTCATAAAGCGCGGGACGTATATTGTCACTCATGCCGCCATCAACCGCAATATATTTACGGACATTCGGCACTTGCTTTTCAGAGCCGACTTTATACAAAGTGACACCGGCATCCCCGACTAATGAACGGCCAGGTTCAATCCAGATTTCAGGCATTTGCAAATCTGTATCGGCAACCAAATTCTGCACTTCCCTAACGATTTCTTCAACATATTGAGAAGCCGGCAGCGGGTCATCTTCCTGCGTATAGCGAATCCCGAAGCCACCGCCGAGATTCAAAACCTTCGGCTGATACCCTATCGAACCATGCCAACTATCCAGCTTGCCGATGATTTTCCGTGCAGCAAGCAGGAAGCCTGTCGTTTGAAAGATCTGCGAGCCAATATGGCAGTGCAGGCCGAGAACCTCCAGCCATTCGCTCTGCAGCGCT
This genomic stretch from Peribacillus muralis harbors:
- a CDS encoding D-alanyl-D-alanine carboxypeptidase family protein, which encodes MRFPYKELSSFCIVILLLSFMAPVQSAKAAVAVSAHSAILMDEESGRVIYEVNAHEKNRIASITKIMTAILAIESGQMDDKVKVSSNAFGTEGSSLYLKEGEKIKLEDLVYGLMLRSGNDAAVAISEKVGGSLDGFVWMMNQKAEEIGMKNTHFSNPHGLDNTENHYSTAYDMAILTRYAMQNETYAKIAGTKLHRAPNSNEQWDYVWKNKNRLLTQLYEYCTGGKTGYTKLAKRTLVTTATKNGHDLIAVTLNGPDDWNDHIQMYESAFKDYKRTEILPQGPVADMKNKAYKGHVYIKNDFTYPLTKEESELVKVKMKLLKPKKAWEDKRKIPEVVGKASIYLDGKKIGTRSIFYGESKESFKQQSFQSSWAEIFEAVLGLERNG
- a CDS encoding FAD-dependent oxidoreductase — translated: MKNIYDLLIIGGGPAGLSAGVYAGRAKLKTIILEKGTGGGQAATTSEIANYPGIRHISGPRLVEEMKLQNEDFGVQFAKADVTGVDFSGEVKVVKTLGGDYNARAIIIATGASPRTLGFPGEEEFTGRGVAYCSTCDGEFFDGLEVFVIGAGYAAAEEAIFLTRFATKVTIIARESNFTCAPSIIDKVMANDRIEVKFNTEILGVYGDGMIQSARFINNKTKVEFEYMAKEEDNTFGVFVFIGYEPKTEIFRGHIEMDHAGYILTDDDMKTNVNGVYAAGDLRPKSLRQIITAVSDGAIAATDAGKYIAEEKDRLGIKDEPEAEKPVKKEQAAVPTGKSALLSDALRGQLKGIFGKMESDVTLVSIVDESLPKSVELRDFLLDVAELGDKLHLELYVKGENKEIEEKINADKFPVVSLLNANGEYSGVKYHGVPGGHELNSFILAIYNLAGPGQALDSTVLNSIKGISKKANIKVMVSLACHYCPDVVVGAQRIAIENPNVEAEMVDISNFQEIKKKYKVMSVPAMIINDEEVVFGAKKIDEIAALLV
- the ahpC gene encoding alkyl hydroperoxide reductase subunit C, with amino-acid sequence MSLINKQVEDFKVQAYHAGEFKEVTLEDVKGKWAVFFFYPADFSFVCPTELADLQDNYETFKEIGCEVYSVSTDTHFSHKGWADATDTIGKIQYPMLADPANVLSRQFGVLIEEDGLALRGTFIVNPEGQIKAYEINDLGIGRNAEELVRKVQAAQFVAEHGDKVCPAKWTPGEDTLEPSLDLVGKL
- a CDS encoding superoxide dismutase; translated protein: MSDVREYVKEVSDWIDEIMIYLEKIDIKDSRLLSNIERLSQWTKDLDEEEMDYDDMVVIEEEMSRVYGEIEEIALELRSKDRQSVPIGKHTLPPLPYAYEALEPTISREIMRLHHDKHHQSYVDGLNKAELMMEKARETKDYALLKHWEKEAAFHGSGHYLHTLFWEEMTPGGGGQPKGDILKQIEKDFGSFTAFKSHFSEAAKQVEGVGWAILVWAPRARRLEILQSELHMVLTQWDTIPILVLDVWEHAYYLQYKNERASYVDKWWDVVNWPQTAARFSEAKKLIWKKQ
- a CDS encoding YpuI family protein yields the protein MGNTLVKSQLEDVKSFLELTVAQLEEFMNETTYSKLQEEKSGDEMYYKGVLSSLRRMLVSCEEGLEACQIVLKNENFNKAAAEKTLYRVYHQCIEEYFSPKSDRWFEDSRSAYTGKNSIKFHKSVPDSIIVILKAVESGFQNMREELEFYETDYRTKMLQSR
- the scpB gene encoding SMC-Scp complex subunit ScpB, producing the protein MEVINWKGILEALLFAAGDEGLSVKQIASVLDITEFQATDIVEGLKEEYVEDIRGIQVIEIAGVYQMTTKKEHSEYLKKLVETSSTQGLSQAALETLAIIAYKQPITRAEIDEIRGVKTDRPIHTLVTKVLIKEVGRAEGSGRAYLYGTTKEFLDYFGLNSIDELPPLTDHSDEGFENGEADLFFENFSKQSNNIFP
- a CDS encoding segregation/condensation protein A, with amino-acid sequence MGYNIKIDAFEGPMDLLLHLINRLEIDIYDIPMADITDQYLGYIHTMQHLELDVASEYLVMAATLLAIKSKMLLPKHEDEQLIDEDGDLFEEDPRDELVEKLLEYKKYKNAAEEFKGLEEERSLMFTKPPSDLSVYAKEAESDKQELNISLYDMLGALQKLLRRQKIQKPLYTKVTKQEISIEKRMDEILLELQSIKGKKSFFELFPVPVKEHIVITFMAMLELMKLNEIIVEQEDNFSEIMIGAKGGVETVGSY
- a CDS encoding YjcZ family sporulation protein, with the translated sequence MGAGGFGNGGGFAFIVVLFILLVIVGASWC
- a CDS encoding DUF309 domain-containing protein, translated to MKYAEDYLSFLVHFHGSRDYFECHEILEEYWKEIAPKERDSHWVGLIQIAVALYHERRGNKKGAARTLAKAVANLQAKKPELLKLGLDPEMLMNILGEVHQRMLTESPYESINLPIADQRLIEKCRFICLKEGYIWCSKSDMGNAALIDKHLIRDRSDVISERARQLSLRQTRMEDRP
- a CDS encoding GNAT family N-acetyltransferase, which codes for MLIKYKKSYEKFAMGLLSFMPNEKEIKVLRNTMKNYETDENLQLFLWKDEEITGLIGIEVSQHEIEIQHISVNPSFRKQGIGKTMVRAIKEQYPDKELKANEFTESFLDRCEEV
- a CDS encoding DUF1002 domain-containing protein, producing the protein MNKWVILTILLCLLLPYKAFADAAVGEMIVTLGENLSKEQKNMILSEMKAPNDVEVLTVTNAEEHEYLGDYIASRLIGTKAISSSAITLEEKGTGLKLESKNINWVTDEMYINALATAGVKDATVYVTAPIPVSGTAALTGVIKAYELSSDKKIPEDVKQAANEEMVKTAKLGDEIGTEEASALVTKIKEKMAENPPANTEEVRDVVESSAKDLGISLNDAQVQSLIDLFNKLKELNIDWNAVGDQLTAAKDKLSNFLESEEGQSFLDKLKEVFSSLIDAIKSLFN
- the lysA gene encoding diaminopimelate decarboxylase, translated to MHLYGTSGVNERGHLEIGGVDTIELIEQFGTPLYVYDVELIRERARGFKRTFEELGIPAQVAYASKAFSSIAMIQLADQEGLSLDVVSAGELYTAIKADFPTERIHFHGNNKSEEELHMALDHKIGCIVVDNFSELVLLEEICTNREQKVKILLRVTPGIEAHTHDYILTGQEDSKFGFDLINGQAEDALRQALQSEWLEVLGLHCHIGSQIFQTTGFLLAARKIIGKLDSWHGSIGYQPKVLNLGGGFGIRYTQEDDPLPASQYVEEIVREVQNLVADTDLQMPEIWIEPGRSLVGDAGVTLYKVGSEKQVPNVRKYIAVDGGMSDNIRPALYEAKYDAILANRPLDPVEETVSIAGKCCESGDMLIWDLPLPKAGRGDVLAVFCTGAYGYSMSNNYNRIPRPAVVFVENGEARLVIKRETFEDLISLDLALQEAAVTNKE